The Montipora capricornis isolate CH-2021 chromosome 6, ASM3666992v2, whole genome shotgun sequence genome has a window encoding:
- the LOC138053588 gene encoding uncharacterized protein, whose product MVVAMGSPVSPIVANLCMEVIEESAISSATVPPRIWKRYVDDSFVVIKKAAVHSFHDTLNAVDPKITFTIEEENNGQIAFLDTLVSRKNGVAVIDVYRKPTHTDRYLDFSSHHERKHKISTASTLLFRASNLPSTNEGKSRETNYVTDALKANGYPSSVISYISKNRKKPPSPTVPSPEELVAMFFSWVDPQNTPHGFACLPYISGLTEPLMRLLRKHEIRVVTKPLKTLQQEFPSPKTRQPLDQQCNVVYKIPCSDCPWSYIGESGRCFLTRKKEHQRNLKNFAKGSNIASHAWKNDHSIDFNNACVIDKGNYRVRKTLESWHTAKTVNADNNSKPLPRQYSILL is encoded by the coding sequence ATGGTTGTTGCCATGGGCAGCCCTGTTAGCCCTATCGTCGCTAACCTCTGTATGGAAGTGATAGAAGAGTCAGCCATCAGCTCCGCCACTGTTCCGCCAAGGATTTGGAAACGATACGTTGACGACAGCTTTGTTGTCATCAAGAAAGCTGCTGTCCATTCCTTCCACGACACCTTAAACGCTGTCGACCCTAAGATCACATTTACCATTGAAGAAGAGAACAATGGACAAATTGCCTTCCTTGACACCTTAGTGTCAAGAAAAAATGGTGTTGCTGTCATTGACGTTTATCGAAAACCAACCCACACTGATAGATATCTAGACTTCTCCTCACATCATGAGAGAAAACACAAAATCAGCACAGCCTCTACTTTGTTATTCCGTGCGTCTAATCTCCCAAGCACTAACGAAGGAAAATCACGCGAGACCAACTATGTCACAGATGCACTAAAAGCCAATGGCTACCCGTCCTCAGTCATCTCTTAtatttccaaaaatagaaagaagcCACCATCACCAACTGTACCATCACCAGAAGAATTGGTAGCAATGTTCTTTAGTTGGGTTGACCCACAGAATACACCCCATGGATTTGCGTGCCTTCCATATATTAGCGGCTTGACAGAGCCCCTCATGAGATTATTACGCAAACATGAAATTCGAGTCGTCACCAAACCACTTAAAACCCTTCAGCAAGAATTCCCATCCCCAAAAACAAGACAGCCCTTGGACCAACAATgcaatgttgtttacaaaattccgTGCTCGGACTGTCCGTGGAGTTACATTGGCGAATCTGGAAGATGCTTTTTAACGCGGAAAAAAGAACATCAAAGAAACCTAAAAAATTTCGCGAAAGGGTCAAACATTGCCAGCCATGCATGGAAGAATGaccactctattgactttaataATGCATGCGTGATTGACAAAGGCAACTACCGTGTTAGAAAAACCTTGGAATCCTGGCATACCGCTAAAACTGTTAACGCGGACAATAATTCTAAACCGTTACCGAGACAatactctattttattgtaa
- the LOC138053589 gene encoding uncharacterized protein produces MSSVESFVVIKKAAVHSFHDTLNAVDPKITFTIEEENNGQIAFLDTLVSRKNGVAVIDVYRKPTHTDRYLDFSSHHERKHKISTASTLLFRASNLPSTNEGKSRETNYVTDALKANGYPSSVISYISKNRKKPPSPTVPSPEELVAMFFSWVDPQNTPHGFACLPYISGLTEPLMRLLRKHEIRVVTKPLKTLQQEFPSPKTRQPLDQQCNVVYKIPCSDCPWSYIGETGRCFLTRKKNIKET; encoded by the exons ATGTCGTCGGTAGAGAG CTTTGTTGTCATCAAGAAAGCTGCTGTCCATTCCTTCCACGACACCTTAAACGCTGTCGACCCTAAGATCACATTTACCATTGAAGAAGAGAACAATGGACAAATTGCCTTCCTTGACACCTTAGTGTCAAGAAAAAATGGTGTTGCTGTCATTGACGTTTATCGAAAACCAACCCACACTGATAGATATCTAGACTTCTCCTCACATCATGAGAGAAAACACAAAATCAGCACAGCCTCTACTTTGTTATTCCGTGCGTCTAATCTCCCAAGCACTAACGAAGGAAAATCACGCGAGACCAACTATGTCACAGATGCACTAAAAGCCAATGGCTACCCGTCCTCAGTCATCTCTTAtatttccaaaaatagaaagaagcCACCATCACCAACTGTACCATCACCAGAAGAATTGGTAGCAATGTTCTTTAGTTGGGTTGACCCACAGAATACACCCCATGGATTTGCGTGCCTTCCATATATTAGCGGCTTGACAGAGCCCCTCATGAGATTATTACGCAAACATGAAATTCGAGTCGTCACCAAACCACTTAAAACCCTTCAGCAAGAATTCCCATCCCCAAAAACAAGACAGCCCTTGGACCAACAATgcaatgttgtttacaaaattccgTGCTCGGACTGTCCGTGGAGTTACATTGGCGAAACTGGAAGATGCTTTTTAACGCGGAAAAAGAACATCAAAGAAACCTAA